The DNA window ACAAATATTGTTCTTGCAGACCCTTGGACTTTAACTGCTGTAATATTTTTACTACCCTTCCTTCCCTGTTTGGGGTAATCAGACTATGAATGCGACCAGGCCTACAACCATCCCTACAAATATCTCCCAAAACATCCCAAGTCTTAGAAAGCCATGGAATTACGAGAAAATCTTGTGTCCACTTAGAAGACCATGTCATCTGTATGCCCACTCACACAACTAGGCAGAACCGCCCTTGTTTTGGGGACCACCACTGGCTCGATTCCACCAATTCCAAAATAGGCGGTTTGCTTGGTTGTGTGGGCCTAGGAATGACGTTACCTTCTCGGTAGACACGAGAACAAATTACATTCATGCAACTACACATCAAGATCAACAACATATAACAAGCATagatagatttaaatctatggCAGCTCAAATCCGCATTCAGATTACATAAACATGATGATTTGCCGCGATATCGAACAAGCATGTCTACAGGATTCCCCAAGAGCGAAAACCTGTACCTTACGAATACAACATATTCAGACCTAAGGTCCAAAGATGGAAGCATCACGGCCAAAATCGGTATCAATGCCTGAAGTGCCTAACGTTTGTGAAAAAACCGAAACTCCATACTTGTTACAGCAGTCTATGGCATCCCCATCTCTAATGCTCCCACCGAGTGCGAAAATCATTTCCCTTTTTAATATCTCATTAGATAACCGATATTTATTGAACTGGAAATATTCAAAAACCTACTGCCTCCAAGATAAGGTTATATTTACAATCATACTGCAAGAACCCTCACGTTCTTCATCTGATCCTCATGAATTCTTGTTGCACAGTTGCTGACTTCGGCTTGAAATGCACTTTGGACATCGAATCATGACCATGAACCTGAATCGGATGTAGTCTCCTGGTAGTTAATGCCTTCTGCCGGACTTCTGATAAGACGCTGGAGGAACTGCGGGACTGGCGGAACACCGATGTCCAAAACTCCCTCAAGAATTTGAACAACCTGCCTCATTGTTGGCCTATCCTTCTCATCTTCTTGAATGCACCAACAAGCCACTTTGCACGCTCTACTTAGGTCATCTCTGTCAGCTTTGCCTTCCAACCTGCAATCCAACAAGGTGAAAAGATCTTCCCCTCTATTAACTGCATTCGCTAGCCGGATAGGATGGAAGTTTTCTACCCCGTCAGCTAACCCTTCTCTGTTTCTCCTCCCTGATATGACCTCAATCAGCAACATGCCATAGCTAAACACATCGGCTTTTGGGGTGATGGCTTCACCCGAAAACCATTCTGGTGCGAGATAGCCCACAGTCCCTCTCATGGTTGTCAAAACCCGGCTGTGGTGTCTCCCCAAGAGTTTCGCAAGACCAAAATCCGCCAATTTTGGACTGTATTCTGAATCCAACAAGATGTTCTCTGGCTTAACATCGCAGTGTATTATGCAGTCTCTGCACTCTTCATGGAGGTAAGACAATCCTCTGGCAGTCCCTACTGCAATGTGATATCTAGCATTCCAATCTAACATTATCGGGTTCTTTCCAAGAATAAGAGATTGCAGAGAACCATTTGGCATGTAGTCATAAACTAAAAATCTCTTTGAAGCGTTCACGCAGAATCCCCTCATGCGAATGAGATTAATGTGTTGGATTACACCGATAGTTCCCACTTCAGCACGAAATTGTTTCTCTCCCTGGTTCATACTTTTTAGCTCTTTCACTGCTATGGCCGTTGAGTTAGGCAACGTCCCCTTGAATACAGAACCAAAGCCTCCTTCCCCAAGTTTTTCGGAGAAGTTGTTTGTTGCTCTTCTTAAATCTCTATGCTTGTAAAGCACCAAAGAATCGTCGGTAGTTGCCAATGCTCCTGCTGACCATCTCCTTCTAAAAAATACCATGACAATGAAAGTACTACTTAAGATGGAAAAGAACCCTGCAAGTAATCCAATTACAGTCCAAGTagtctttctctttgtctcactTGTAGAATCCACAATCCGGAGATGCAATCCTGGGCTATCTGGAGAATAACTTATGGAAATGGATTCGGATGGCATTGTCAGTATATTATATAGATCCCCTATCCAAATGAAACACCGACGACTATCGATAAAATTATAAACAAAGGCACTGCATGAACAATTTATTAAGCATTCTAATCTGCATTGATCATTGCTCACATTTATAATTTGCTCATAGTTCTTAGGATATCCAATTCCAACATCAGTTATCGCCAAAAATGAGTCCCTGGGACTGTAGTGAAAAGGAATTTTCCTCACACAGCCATCTGAGAAGTCCTCTAGTATCCAACTTTCCCTGACTCCGGGTTCAAATCCTTCGAGGCAACCACAACGAGGAAAACTCCGTTGGTTGCAAATACTAAAAGCACCGCATGAAGAATCAACCGCACACTGGTCCGATGGTTCAACCGAAATCAAAGTCCATTCCGTAAAGCCTTGGTCCCAGGCATAGAACTTTAGCTGACCATTGATTTCAAGTCTGCCTCTAGTAAAGGTATCAGGATACGAAGATAAATTAAAAGGTATTTCATCTAGCTCAGAAGAAAAAGGACCAGGTGCAGGAGTTTTCGGATTTCTCCAGGATGTAAGAACTAGTTTTCTCCTCGTACGATTATTGTATCCAAGCTTAGCACCCGGCAGCCAAGTATCCGTCGGGTGATCGAAACTCTGCCATTTGACAACAGATGAATTAAATGCATCCGTTATGACAAAGTTCCCATTGTCAAGAAGCTTTGCTACACTAGAATTAAAGAcctttgatcttgaattagtcgACCATATTGCAACTTTGGAGGGACCACTTAAGGTCAAGTTTCCATTTTCGACAAGTTGCAATACTGAAAAATGCGGTTCACAAACAGGTTGTTTTCTGTTTGCGACCCAAACTACAGTCCGATTGGGTAGACTTTTGTACCAAATGCCTATGTAATAGTTTTGAGGTATACCTGGTGCGAAGGAACCGAGCTCAAATTTTCCGCTTGGAGAGGTGATTGCTGGTGTGAAGAAACCGAGCTCAAATTTGCCACTTGGAGAGGTGATTGTTTGCTCCCCGGAGAGAGATTGGCCTGGAGAGATGGTGTGAGACGCCGTGGAAATACAAGCAATGAAGGTACAACATAGCAAAAATCTCAATGTATAGCAGAGTAGAATTCTCGTATCCATCTCTTAATAAAACTGCAAAGAGTTAGATTGCTGCAAGCAGAAGCCGAAACTTATCCTTCCCTTGAATGATTGATCTTAACCAGATAAGCTGTATCAAAATATATTAGACTTGACTTGCCAGTCAACAAAGAACCCTTCTTGCCACTACTCCAGTTACAATCCAACAAGTCTTTCTCGCACTCTTTCTAGTCGTCTCATTTATCAAAATGTATTAGACTTGACTTGCCAGTCAACAAAGAACCCTGCCACTACTCCAATTACAATCCAAGAAGTCAACCTAAGATAAGCAGGGATAAAaacacctgcaaaagtagggatataaatacttaaaaatacttCCAAGAAGTCAACCTAAGCTAAGCAGGGATAAAAAGACCTGCAAAAgacctgcaaaagtagggatgaaaatacttaaaaatacttgtaagAGTACAAAGTTATCGTAGTATAGCAGGTCGTTTTCAGTAGGGAAATACAAGCAATGAAGGTACAACATAGCAAAAATCTCAATGTATGGCAGAGTAGAATACAAGCAATGAAGGTCATTTTCCACTTGGAGAGGTGATTGTTTGTTCCCCGGAGAGAGATTGGCCTGGAGAGATGGTGTGAGACGCCGTGGAAATACAAGCAATGAAGGAACAACATAGCAAAAATCTCAATGTATAGCAGAGTAGAATTTTCGTATCCATCTCTTGATAAAAATTGCAACATAAGAGTTAGATTGCTGCAAGCAAAAGCCGAAAATTACCCTTCCTTTGAATGATTGATCTTAACCAGATAAGCTATATCAAAATATATTAGACTTGACTTGCCAATCAACAAAGAACCCTGCCTGCCACTACTCCAGTTACAATCCAACAAGTCTTTCTCGCACTCTTTCTAGTCGTCTCATTTATCAAAATGTATTAGACTTGACTTGCCAGTCAACAAAGAACCCTGCCACTACTCCAATTACAATCCAAGAAGTCAACCTAAGATAAGCAGGGATAAAAACACCTGCAAAAGTAaggatataaaatttaaaaatatttgtaaGAGTACAAAGTTATCGTAGTATAGCAAGTCGTTTTCCACatagattgaatgaataatttgtatttaaaccaaaatttaattaattatttgaaaacaaagtttggatAAAAGTGATTTTttgacctaaaatattaaaaacgaatttaattaaaaacaattaaataaattgaaaagtaaacaaacaaaagaaaatagttttgaaaataaatttgagcactagggttccgccaTCACCTTAATAATCCTATAtagttttaccaattacttataaattacacatgcaactttgaaggttaggttttcctaatacatCCTATGtagttttaccaattacttatgaattacacatacaactttgaatgttaggttttcctaatgcatattctacTCGTGGTATTCAAGCTagaacgtatatcaaacatgcaatccgtctgtggtattcagatcaaatataaacatgcatgactcattacgctttgtgaaaaccctttgaaaaaccatgcaacacATAAGACGTGGTATTTGCCCTAGGTGAAATAAcaactatcaatcacaagaagaaATACTCAATCCCCCAGTTGTATTCCGGCCGAATTGCATCCGATTACTTATTTAAACATCATAATGGTAACTAAGCATTAAGATATAGAGACGGTTTAAACacaataattaataattcaaagcatgcatgcataatatcataagcaattaaataaagactatatattcatgctaaggctcaaggcgagtaaattgtagcaatggtccctgaactttactcaaattggagcaatggtccctcaactaaaaatccattaccattggtccctcaacttatcaaaatgtgtagctatagtcattttcattaatttcttcaaaattttgtcaaaatatgttatgttggaataaccatttatttaattagggtccctcaactcatcaaagtgtgtaattatggtcatttttgtcaattacgtaaaaatttttgtcaaaa is part of the Malus domestica chromosome 12, GDT2T_hap1 genome and encodes:
- the LOC103449549 gene encoding G-type lectin S-receptor-like serine/threonine-protein kinase At2g19130 → MDTRILLCYTLRFLLCCTFIACISTASHTISPGQSLSGEQTITSPSGKFELGFFTPAITSPSGKFELGSFAPGIPQNYYIGIWYKSLPNRTVVWVANRKQPVCEPHFSVLQLVENGNLTLSGPSKVAIWSTNSRSKVFNSSVAKLLDNGNFVITDAFNSSVVKWQSFDHPTDTWLPGAKLGYNNRTRRKLVLTSWRNPKTPAPGPFSSELDEIPFNLSSYPDTFTRGRLEINGQLKFYAWDQGFTEWTLISVEPSDQCAVDSSCGAFSICNQRSFPRCGCLEGFEPGVRESWILEDFSDGCVRKIPFHYSPRDSFLAITDVGIGYPKNYEQIINVSNDQCRLECLINCSCSAFVYNFIDSRRCFIWIGDLYNILTMPSESISISYSPDSPGLHLRIVDSTSETKRKTTWTVIGLLAGFFSILSSTFIVMVFFRRRWSAGALATTDDSLVLYKHRDLRRATNNFSEKLGEGGFGSVFKGTLPNSTAIAVKELKSMNQGEKQFRAEVGTIGVIQHINLIRMRGFCVNASKRFLVYDYMPNGSLQSLILGKNPIMLDWNARYHIAVGTARGLSYLHEECRDCIIHCDVKPENILLDSEYSPKLADFGLAKLLGRHHSRVLTTMRGTVGYLAPEWFSGEAITPKADVFSYGMLLIEVISGRRNREGLADGVENFHPIRLANAVNRGEDLFTLLDCRLEGKADRDDLSRACKVACWCIQEDEKDRPTMRQVVQILEGVLDIGVPPVPQFLQRLIRSPAEGINYQETTSDSGSWS